One segment of Bradyrhizobium sp. WD16 DNA contains the following:
- the rpoH gene encoding RNA polymerase sigma factor RpoH encodes MARTAALPVLSGESGLAHYLAEIRKFPMLEPEEEYMLARRWREHDDRDAAHRLVTSHLRLVAKIAMGYRGYGLPIAEVVSEGNVGLMQAVKRFEPEKGFRLATYAMWWIKASIQEYILRSWSLVKMGTTANQKKLFFNLRKAKSKISALDEGDMRPDQVKLIAKRLGVTEQDVIDMNRRLGGDASLNAPIRDDGEPGEWQDWLVDTSPNQEAIMAESEEYDHRRDALHGAMDVLNARERRIFEARRLADDPMTLEDLAAEFGVSRERVRQIEVRAFEKVQAAVKSAIASQEAPHAALAAAAH; translated from the coding sequence ATGGCCCGTACCGCTGCATTACCGGTTCTCAGTGGAGAATCCGGCCTCGCTCACTACCTCGCCGAGATCCGCAAGTTCCCGATGCTGGAGCCCGAGGAGGAATATATGCTCGCGCGTCGCTGGCGCGAGCATGATGATCGTGACGCCGCCCACCGGCTCGTCACCAGCCACCTCCGACTCGTGGCCAAGATCGCCATGGGCTATCGCGGCTACGGCCTGCCGATCGCCGAGGTGGTGTCGGAAGGCAATGTCGGCCTGATGCAGGCGGTGAAGCGGTTCGAGCCCGAGAAGGGCTTTCGCCTCGCCACCTACGCGATGTGGTGGATCAAGGCGTCAATTCAAGAGTACATCCTGCGTTCGTGGTCCCTGGTGAAGATGGGAACCACCGCGAACCAGAAGAAGCTGTTCTTCAACCTGCGCAAGGCCAAGAGCAAGATCTCGGCCCTGGACGAGGGCGATATGCGCCCGGACCAGGTCAAGCTGATCGCCAAGCGTCTCGGCGTCACCGAGCAGGACGTGATCGACATGAACCGCCGTCTCGGCGGCGACGCCTCGCTGAACGCGCCGATCCGCGACGACGGCGAGCCCGGCGAATGGCAGGACTGGCTGGTCGATACCTCGCCCAACCAGGAAGCCATCATGGCCGAGAGCGAGGAATATGATCACCGCCGCGACGCCCTCCACGGCGCCATGGACGTGCTCAACGCCCGCGAGCGCCGCATCTTCGAGGCGCGGCGCCTCGCCGACGACCCGATGACGCTGGAAGACCTCGCCGCCGAATTCGGCGTGTCGCGCGAGCGCGTCCGCCAGATCGAGGTCCGCGCCTTCGAGAAGGTGCAGGCCGCGGTGAAGTCGGCGATCGCCAGCCAGGAAGCGCCGCACGCCGCGCTCGCCGCCGCGGCGCATTGA
- a CDS encoding RluA family pseudouridine synthase gives MTVRGDEGSPRLDKVLAVHCEGLSRSRLKALIVGGEVRRGEAVLTDPAQHVAAGEVIALRVPPAVDATPAGERIPLDVVYEDDELIVIDKPRGLVVHPAAGHETGTLVNALIAHCGASLSGIGGVRRPGIVHRLDKDTTGLLVAAKTDRAHASLSAQFADHGRTGAMRRGYLAFVWGVPGRPRGTIEAPIDRHPHAREKMAVRGSGRAAVTHWEVVESYAGQDGKGVAALLECLLETGRTHQIRVHLAHLGHPLMGDEVYGAGFRTKARQLGPAARAALDDLGRQALHAYLLAIEHPLSGEILTWESPLPPDLARLRAALSAAS, from the coding sequence GTGACGGTCCGGGGCGACGAAGGCTCGCCGCGGCTCGACAAGGTGCTGGCCGTGCATTGCGAGGGCCTGTCGCGCTCGCGGCTCAAGGCGCTGATCGTCGGCGGCGAGGTCCGCCGCGGCGAGGCGGTCCTGACCGATCCCGCCCAGCATGTCGCGGCCGGCGAGGTCATCGCCCTGCGGGTGCCGCCGGCGGTCGATGCCACCCCGGCCGGCGAGCGCATCCCGCTCGACGTCGTCTATGAGGACGACGAATTGATCGTCATCGACAAGCCGCGCGGCCTCGTCGTCCATCCCGCCGCCGGCCACGAGACCGGCACGCTGGTCAACGCCCTGATCGCCCATTGCGGCGCCTCGCTGTCCGGCATCGGCGGGGTGCGGCGGCCGGGCATCGTCCACCGCCTCGACAAGGACACCACCGGGCTCCTGGTGGCGGCCAAGACCGACCGCGCCCACGCCTCGCTCAGCGCCCAGTTCGCCGACCATGGCCGCACCGGCGCGATGCGCCGCGGCTATCTCGCCTTCGTCTGGGGCGTGCCCGGTCGGCCGCGCGGCACCATCGAGGCGCCGATCGACCGCCATCCCCACGCCCGCGAGAAGATGGCGGTGCGCGGTTCCGGCCGCGCGGCGGTGACCCATTGGGAGGTGGTGGAAAGCTATGCCGGCCAGGACGGCAAGGGCGTCGCCGCCCTCCTCGAGTGCCTGCTCGAAACCGGCCGCACCCATCAGATCCGGGTCCATCTCGCCCATCTCGGCCATCCCCTGATGGGCGACGAGGTCTATGGCGCCGGCTTCAGGACCAAGGCGCGCCAGCTCGGCCCGGCGGCGCGCGCGGCGCTGGACGACCTCGGCCGCCAGGCGCTGCATGCCTATCTGTTGGCGATCGAGCACCCTCTGAGCGGCGAAATCCTCACCTGGGAAAGCCCGCTGCCGCCCGATCTGGCCCGGCTCCGGGCCGCCCTGAGCGCGGCGTCCTGA
- a CDS encoding restriction endonuclease: MPGYTFSNLSPADFEDLARDLIGAEFGVRFEAFGPGPDGGMDGRHAKAGHTTILQAKHYAGSTFRALQGAMAEVPQALKSLRKSRYLLATSRPLTPQNKAELVKTLSPLLSDPADIYSHGDLNGLLRKFSDIERAHIKLWLSSSTVLDRILHAASHRFTEITREEIEAKVRVYAPNPSFKQARDKLEAEHAIIISGPPGVGKTTLAEMISYAYLGEEWEYVAIRSLDDGFAAIVDTRKQIFFFDDFLGRAALDTKSLAAHDTELAKFIKRVRRSKNARFVLTTRAPIFEEARRVSEHLADRALDITKYVLDVGVYTRRIRARILYNHLLVAGTPRAHIRALWDAKALPKIIDHPNYNPRIIEAMTDAMHLRSLPPETYAASFLNTLQNPLLVWDISFRKHITPRCRHLLFSLFFCSEYGVDIDELRASFNSLHPYFCKKFSIEHDSKDFEEALKILEGGYLEIRDRRVSFVNPSLRDYLITYLADDADLLDDLAHTAVKASWADELWSYVRTVRPLPPEQQKRVAKSLLNAAQLFPTIPIWKQDSRNPSTWHLYDLSNTDRIRLLLEWRASSEETRFMDLALQLANKPAGGHFTVFRDGTGLIRLLRSLKKDYATLEGSTALFEKLEAAVIGLLDGHLFPHEFESFCDAVDEAQNVFETDVAPHVDDAITRQLEDVDSSISDIDSETELSDYKTALQKYAPRVGVTDLKPAFRAIDQRIEKINSQSDEAESPRSTVYRPQDKDQFDDKALQNLFAPLLSA, encoded by the coding sequence ATGCCGGGCTACACCTTCTCCAATCTCTCGCCAGCCGACTTCGAGGATCTCGCCCGGGATCTCATCGGCGCGGAGTTTGGCGTGCGGTTCGAGGCTTTCGGCCCCGGCCCTGATGGCGGAATGGACGGAAGGCACGCGAAGGCTGGCCACACCACCATCCTGCAAGCCAAGCATTACGCGGGTTCGACCTTCCGCGCGCTCCAAGGCGCCATGGCGGAGGTGCCCCAGGCGCTCAAGTCCCTTCGTAAATCCCGGTATCTTCTGGCGACATCGCGCCCTCTGACGCCACAGAACAAGGCTGAGCTGGTAAAAACTCTTAGCCCCCTGCTTTCCGATCCGGCCGACATTTACAGCCATGGCGACCTCAACGGCCTGCTGCGCAAATTTAGCGATATCGAGCGGGCGCACATCAAGCTCTGGCTGAGCAGCTCAACCGTCCTCGACCGGATCCTCCACGCTGCGTCGCACCGTTTCACCGAAATCACCCGCGAGGAGATCGAAGCCAAGGTCCGAGTCTACGCGCCAAACCCGAGTTTCAAACAAGCGCGCGACAAGCTTGAAGCCGAGCACGCCATCATCATTTCCGGACCGCCCGGCGTCGGCAAGACTACGCTCGCCGAAATGATATCCTATGCCTATCTCGGCGAGGAATGGGAGTACGTTGCGATCCGGAGCCTCGACGACGGCTTTGCCGCGATTGTCGATACCCGCAAGCAAATCTTCTTTTTCGACGACTTTCTCGGCCGTGCCGCGCTGGATACCAAATCGCTGGCCGCCCATGATACCGAACTGGCCAAGTTTATTAAGAGGGTCAGGCGCTCGAAGAACGCACGGTTTGTTTTAACGACGCGCGCCCCGATTTTCGAGGAAGCGCGCCGCGTTTCTGAGCACCTTGCCGATCGGGCGCTCGACATCACGAAATACGTCCTCGACGTCGGCGTTTACACCCGGCGCATCCGGGCCAGAATTCTCTACAACCACCTTCTCGTCGCGGGGACGCCACGCGCGCATATTCGGGCCTTGTGGGACGCCAAAGCGCTTCCCAAAATCATTGATCATCCGAACTACAATCCGCGCATCATCGAAGCGATGACCGATGCCATGCATCTGCGCTCCCTGCCGCCCGAGACCTACGCGGCAAGCTTTCTCAACACGCTGCAAAACCCCCTTCTGGTGTGGGACATCTCGTTTCGGAAGCACATAACGCCACGCTGCCGCCATCTCCTCTTTAGCCTCTTCTTCTGCTCGGAATACGGTGTCGACATCGACGAGCTTCGTGCGTCCTTCAATTCGCTTCACCCCTACTTCTGCAAGAAATTCTCGATCGAACACGATTCGAAGGATTTCGAGGAAGCCTTGAAGATTCTCGAAGGTGGCTATCTCGAAATCCGTGACCGGCGCGTCTCGTTCGTCAATCCGTCGCTGCGGGACTACCTCATCACCTATCTGGCCGATGACGCGGACCTTCTCGACGACCTGGCACATACCGCGGTGAAAGCCTCCTGGGCCGACGAGCTTTGGAGCTATGTCCGGACGGTCCGCCCGCTGCCGCCCGAGCAGCAAAAGCGCGTCGCGAAATCCCTGCTCAATGCCGCGCAGCTTTTCCCCACGATCCCGATATGGAAGCAAGACAGCCGCAATCCCTCCACTTGGCACCTCTACGACCTGTCCAATACGGACCGCATACGTCTTCTCCTCGAATGGCGCGCCTCAAGCGAGGAGACGCGATTCATGGATCTCGCGCTTCAGCTTGCAAACAAGCCCGCCGGCGGCCACTTCACCGTTTTTCGCGACGGAACCGGTCTGATACGGCTTCTGCGCAGCCTCAAGAAGGATTACGCGACTCTCGAAGGTTCAACCGCATTATTTGAGAAGCTCGAAGCAGCTGTGATCGGTCTGCTCGACGGGCATTTATTTCCGCACGAGTTTGAAAGCTTCTGCGACGCCGTCGATGAGGCGCAGAACGTATTCGAGACCGATGTCGCTCCTCATGTCGACGACGCCATTACACGCCAACTTGAGGATGTAGACTCCAGCATTTCCGACATCGATTCTGAAACCGAACTCAGCGATTACAAGACGGCCCTTCAAAAATATGCGCCCCGGGTGGGCGTCACCGATCTCAAGCCGGCCTTCCGTGCCATCGATCAGCGCATTGAAAAGATCAACTCGCAGTCGGATGAGGCAGAATCGCCGCGCAGCACCGTCTATCGTCCGCAAGACAAGGATCAGTTTGACGACAAGGCGCTGCAGAATCTCTTTGCGCCCCTTCTTTCAGCTTAG
- a CDS encoding type II toxin-antitoxin system HipA family toxin produces the protein MQLPVTLRKAQVVFKKQHVGTFEETADGGTRFTYAVEWAEPIACCLPPTQREHEWRQGVHPFFQHLAPEGWLREQQARVAHIAEEDDFGLLLRYGADCIGAVGVKRAEDAAADDAPVAEATANPGRTVSGIQRKLLVIKQANAAFAPAAADGLAPYIAKFNSERLDTLVRNEALSLRWSAAILGKGGVNDFTLGTVATIDEPALVVTRFDRLADGGKLRLEDFAQILCKPRGRDFAGKYDAAYEDVAAVIRDHSVRPEIDQARFFRRLVLFALVGNCDGHLKNFSLLETDAGLRLSPAYDIVNTAFYDGFDRQLALSIDGKKQNLDDVTKATLVAFGLSIGLSQRTVDQVLSDLANRVKRASNILQPPQGEPPEGFVHRYSEIVSRACLRIFGA, from the coding sequence TTGCAGCTTCCTGTGACGCTTAGAAAGGCGCAAGTCGTATTTAAAAAGCAGCACGTCGGTACGTTCGAAGAGACGGCCGACGGCGGGACGCGCTTTACCTACGCTGTCGAGTGGGCCGAGCCGATCGCGTGCTGTCTGCCACCGACCCAGCGGGAGCACGAATGGCGCCAAGGCGTTCATCCCTTCTTCCAGCATCTTGCCCCCGAAGGATGGCTTCGCGAACAGCAAGCACGTGTGGCCCACATCGCCGAAGAGGATGATTTTGGGCTTCTGCTGCGTTACGGCGCTGACTGTATTGGCGCAGTCGGCGTCAAACGGGCGGAAGACGCAGCGGCAGATGATGCGCCCGTCGCGGAAGCTACGGCTAACCCGGGTCGCACGGTCTCGGGCATCCAGCGCAAGCTCCTCGTCATCAAGCAAGCCAATGCCGCCTTTGCGCCTGCCGCGGCCGACGGCCTTGCGCCCTATATCGCCAAGTTCAATTCCGAACGTCTCGATACACTTGTGCGCAACGAGGCCTTAAGCCTGCGCTGGAGTGCGGCCATTCTCGGCAAGGGCGGGGTGAACGACTTTACGTTGGGAACGGTCGCCACCATCGACGAGCCCGCGCTAGTGGTGACAAGGTTTGATCGACTGGCCGATGGTGGCAAGCTGCGCCTCGAAGACTTCGCGCAAATCCTTTGCAAGCCTCGCGGGCGGGACTTTGCCGGAAAATACGACGCGGCCTACGAAGATGTCGCTGCGGTCATTCGGGATCACTCGGTCCGGCCCGAGATTGATCAGGCCCGCTTCTTCCGCCGCCTTGTCCTCTTTGCCCTCGTTGGTAATTGCGATGGCCACCTCAAAAATTTCTCGCTTCTTGAGACGGATGCAGGGCTTCGTTTGTCGCCGGCCTATGACATCGTCAACACGGCCTTCTATGACGGCTTCGACCGGCAGCTCGCGCTCTCGATCGATGGCAAGAAGCAGAATCTCGACGACGTGACAAAGGCAACGTTGGTCGCATTCGGCCTGAGCATTGGTTTATCGCAGCGAACGGTGGATCAGGTCCTCAGCGACCTCGCGAACCGCGTCAAACGCGCGAGCAACATCCTGCAGCCGCCGCAAGGTGAGCCGCCCGAAGGTTTTGTCCATCGTTATTCTGAAATCGTGAGCCGCGCATGTCTGAGAATTTTCGGGGCTTAG
- a CDS encoding transcriptional regulator, with product MSENFRGLAPLNWQAYVDEAIRRRKKEQLTQREHAALASVSVPTIVSFDRGEATLTLGKAFDILRVVGLVREPNPFGAQGAFVQEAFARWRELTAALPKDSPGRFPHGWYRLDYALEGDLKSVDLHNFSALLRQSVVRHTGWPLFLFLTRPEFAPYEIDGVMECWLKPEDAGANRPLGDAAHCDFWRAAPTGRAVTMRGYQEDGQETFPSGTIFDTTLPTWRMGEALLHASNLARLLAEDPKSVKVKFRAVYTGLSGRVLRAWGNPMSDLMMEGGAARSDEAILEAVIPADEIETNLAKWLHPMMASLFERFGVAGLSVDRVNTELDRMRANNFQSVRS from the coding sequence ATGTCTGAGAATTTTCGGGGCTTAGCCCCTTTGAACTGGCAAGCCTATGTCGATGAGGCTATCCGCCGGCGAAAAAAGGAGCAGCTCACGCAGCGTGAGCACGCGGCGCTGGCCAGCGTCAGTGTTCCCACGATCGTGTCCTTTGATCGCGGAGAGGCGACGCTTACGCTCGGCAAGGCATTCGATATCCTGCGGGTGGTGGGCCTCGTCCGGGAGCCAAACCCCTTTGGGGCGCAAGGTGCCTTCGTGCAGGAAGCCTTCGCGCGATGGCGCGAGCTCACTGCGGCGCTGCCCAAAGACTCGCCCGGGCGCTTTCCGCATGGGTGGTACCGGCTCGACTACGCGCTTGAGGGCGATTTGAAGTCGGTCGATCTCCACAACTTCTCGGCGCTCCTTCGGCAGTCCGTCGTCCGTCACACGGGCTGGCCGCTCTTTCTTTTCCTGACGCGGCCTGAATTCGCCCCCTACGAGATCGACGGCGTGATGGAGTGCTGGCTAAAACCCGAAGATGCGGGAGCCAACCGGCCGCTTGGAGATGCCGCCCATTGCGATTTCTGGCGCGCCGCTCCGACGGGGCGGGCCGTTACCATGCGCGGTTATCAAGAAGACGGGCAAGAAACGTTTCCTTCGGGGACCATTTTCGACACGACGCTCCCCACTTGGCGCATGGGGGAGGCACTGCTTCATGCGAGCAACCTCGCCCGGCTTCTTGCAGAAGACCCCAAGAGCGTGAAGGTCAAGTTTCGCGCGGTCTACACCGGCCTGAGCGGTCGCGTCCTTCGCGCCTGGGGCAACCCGATGAGCGATCTGATGATGGAGGGCGGCGCCGCCCGTAGCGACGAAGCCATACTCGAAGCAGTCATTCCGGCCGATGAAATTGAGACAAATCTCGCGAAGTGGCTTCACCCCATGATGGCGTCGCTGTTTGAACGGTTCGGCGTCGCAGGCCTGTCCGTCGACCGCGTCAACACTGAGCTCGATCGCATGCGAGCGAATAATTTTCAGTCGGTCAGAAGCTAA
- a CDS encoding GNAT family N-acetyltransferase produces the protein MAISGPEPLTPAHNLDEFSCGKPSLDRWLKTRALSNQEKGFTAVIVVHEAQRVVGYYGLAPTAIVPSRLPRTIRTGQPPDPVPCLLLGQLATDQNRAGKGVGTGLLKHALQRCVTAAGLIGGRALIVNAVDAEAAAFWGRRGFIPSKDDPLVLFRSIADIAASLR, from the coding sequence TTGGCAATCTCCGGCCCCGAACCACTGACGCCGGCTCATAACCTCGACGAGTTCTCCTGCGGCAAACCATCTCTCGACCGATGGCTCAAGACGCGGGCGCTCTCCAACCAGGAAAAGGGCTTCACCGCGGTCATCGTGGTTCACGAGGCGCAGCGCGTGGTCGGCTATTATGGTCTTGCGCCAACAGCGATCGTGCCATCGCGGCTGCCGCGAACCATTCGGACCGGTCAGCCGCCCGACCCTGTCCCCTGCCTTCTCCTGGGACAACTTGCGACGGATCAGAACCGGGCCGGCAAGGGCGTTGGCACCGGCCTCCTCAAACATGCGCTGCAGCGCTGCGTCACGGCCGCCGGCCTGATCGGAGGGCGCGCGCTGATTGTCAATGCGGTTGACGCCGAAGCTGCTGCGTTCTGGGGACGACGCGGTTTCATTCCCTCGAAGGACGATCCGCTCGTCCTTTTCAGGTCGATTGCCGACATTGCGGCATCGCTTCGCTAG
- a CDS encoding DUF1778 domain-containing protein gives MPRTAERKEHPLSMRLPETDIAIIDRAAALRGRSRTDFVRDAAVRAAEDVLMETAPIRMSPAGFKAFMAALSGPATPVPEMIELFQRAAPWESKAFSSEVDTGSREENASEQKGGSDKRG, from the coding sequence ATGCCCCGAACCGCTGAGCGCAAGGAGCATCCGCTTTCGATGCGGCTGCCCGAAACTGACATTGCCATCATCGACCGCGCTGCCGCACTGCGTGGCCGATCGCGCACCGATTTCGTGCGCGACGCGGCAGTACGGGCGGCCGAGGATGTGCTGATGGAGACGGCACCCATTCGAATGAGTCCCGCCGGATTCAAAGCTTTCATGGCGGCATTGTCCGGACCAGCCACCCCGGTGCCGGAAATGATTGAACTCTTCCAACGCGCGGCACCATGGGAGAGCAAAGCGTTTTCCAGCGAAGTGGATACCGGTTCGCGTGAAGAAAACGCGTCGGAGCAAAAAGGTGGCTCGGACAAGAGGGGCTGA
- a CDS encoding YgiQ family radical SAM protein, whose protein sequence is MDTPARAETPLISWSRHRARPGRAAPFLPMSRAEMTALGWDACDVVLVTGDAYVDHPSFGMAIVGRLLESQGFRVGIIAQPDWQSAEPFKALGKPTLFFGVTAGNMDSMVNRYTADRRLRHDDAYTPGGEGGRRPDRCAIVYAQRCREAFKDVPIVLGGIEASLRRIAHYDYWSDKVRRSVLADAKADLLLYGNAERAVVEVAHRLAAGEAPRDLASIRGTALFRRVPDDYTELHADDLDSADQGAARRPGDTVIRLPACEQVEQDREAYARASRVLHRESNPGNARPLVQRHGDRDLWLNPPPIPLTTSEMDAVYDLPYARAPHPCYGDARIPAWEMIKFSVTIMRGCFGGCTFCSITEHEGRIIQNRSEGSILREIERIRDSAPDFTGVISDIGGPTANMYRMACRDPKIEAACRRPSCVFPDICPNLNTSHDDLIRLYRKVREVKGVRKVMVASGVRYDLAVESPEYIRELVAHHVGGYLKIAPEHTERGPLDKMMKPGIGAYDRFRQMFDAAAKEAGKKYYLIPYFIAAHPGTTDEDMMNLALWLKKNRYRADQVQTFLPSPMATATAMYHTGVNPLRGVRHGASDKVEAIKGLRQRRLHKAFLRYHDPDNWPLLREALRQMGRADLIGSRPDQLVPVHQPPGTGKAAGTRRPVRQPGGTRRFTTKGLPITK, encoded by the coding sequence ATGGACACCCCCGCCCGCGCCGAAACGCCGTTGATTTCCTGGTCCCGCCACCGGGCGCGCCCCGGCAGGGCGGCGCCGTTCCTGCCGATGAGCCGGGCCGAGATGACGGCGCTCGGCTGGGACGCCTGCGACGTCGTGCTGGTGACCGGGGACGCCTATGTCGACCATCCGAGCTTCGGCATGGCGATCGTCGGCAGGCTGCTCGAATCCCAGGGCTTCCGGGTCGGCATCATCGCCCAACCCGACTGGCAGTCGGCCGAGCCCTTCAAGGCTCTGGGCAAGCCGACTTTGTTCTTCGGCGTCACCGCCGGCAACATGGACTCGATGGTCAACCGCTACACGGCGGACCGCCGTCTGCGCCACGACGACGCCTACACGCCGGGCGGCGAGGGCGGCCGGCGGCCGGACCGCTGCGCCATCGTGTACGCCCAGCGCTGCCGCGAGGCCTTCAAGGACGTGCCGATCGTGCTCGGCGGCATCGAGGCGTCGCTGCGCCGCATCGCCCATTACGACTACTGGTCCGACAAGGTGCGCCGCTCGGTGCTGGCTGACGCCAAGGCGGATCTGCTGCTCTACGGCAACGCCGAGCGCGCCGTCGTCGAGGTGGCGCACCGGCTCGCCGCCGGCGAGGCGCCGCGCGATCTCGCCTCGATCCGGGGCACCGCGCTGTTCCGCCGCGTCCCGGACGATTACACGGAACTGCACGCCGACGATCTCGACTCCGCCGACCAGGGCGCGGCGCGCCGCCCCGGCGACACCGTCATCCGGCTGCCGGCGTGCGAGCAGGTCGAACAGGACCGCGAGGCCTATGCCCGCGCCTCGCGCGTGCTGCACCGGGAGAGCAATCCCGGCAACGCGCGGCCGCTCGTCCAGCGCCACGGCGACCGCGACCTGTGGCTGAACCCGCCGCCGATCCCGCTGACCACCTCCGAGATGGACGCCGTCTACGATCTGCCCTACGCCCGCGCGCCGCATCCGTGCTACGGCGATGCCAGGATCCCTGCCTGGGAGATGATCAAGTTCTCGGTGACGATCATGCGCGGCTGCTTCGGCGGCTGCACCTTCTGCTCGATCACCGAGCACGAGGGCCGCATCATCCAGAACCGCTCGGAGGGCTCGATCCTGCGCGAGATCGAGCGGATCCGCGACAGCGCGCCGGATTTCACCGGCGTGATCTCCGACATCGGCGGGCCGACCGCCAACATGTACCGGATGGCGTGCAGGGATCCGAAGATCGAGGCGGCGTGCCGGCGGCCGTCCTGCGTATTCCCCGACATCTGCCCGAACCTGAACACCTCGCACGACGATCTGATCCGGCTCTATCGCAAGGTGCGCGAGGTGAAGGGCGTCAGGAAGGTGATGGTGGCTTCCGGTGTGCGCTACGACCTCGCGGTGGAGAGCCCCGAATACATCAGGGAGCTCGTCGCCCATCACGTCGGCGGCTATCTGAAGATCGCGCCCGAGCACACCGAGCGCGGCCCGCTCGACAAGATGATGAAGCCGGGGATCGGCGCCTACGACCGCTTCAGGCAGATGTTCGATGCCGCCGCGAAAGAGGCCGGCAAGAAATATTACCTGATTCCGTATTTCATCGCGGCGCATCCGGGGACGACCGACGAGGACATGATGAACCTCGCGCTCTGGCTCAAGAAGAACCGCTACCGCGCCGATCAGGTCCAGACCTTCCTGCCGTCGCCGATGGCGACCGCCACGGCGATGTACCACACCGGCGTCAATCCGCTGCGCGGCGTGCGGCACGGAGCGAGCGACAAGGTCGAGGCGATCAAGGGCCTGCGGCAGCGCCGACTGCACAAGGCGTTCCTGCGCTATCACGACCCCGACAACTGGCCGCTGCTGCGCGAGGCGCTGAGGCAGATGGGCCGCGCCGACCTGATCGGCTCGCGTCCCGACCAGCTCGTGCCGGTCCACCAGCCGCCCGGCACCGGCAAGGCCGCCGGCACGCGACGGCCGGTGCGCCAGCCCGGAGGGACGCGACGCTTCACCACGAAGGGTCTGCCCATCACCAAATGA